Proteins from one Comamonas flocculans genomic window:
- a CDS encoding bifunctional 2-methylcitrate dehydratase/aconitate hydratase, which produces MSSPISNIRPDYDQVIQDIVDYALGYEVTSELAIETARHILIDTLGCGLEALSYPAACKLLGPVVKGTVVPHGARVPGTQFELDPVQAAFNIGTLIRWLDFNDTWLAAEWGHPSDNLGAILAVADWLSRNAVAAGKPPLTMNEVLHAIVKAHEIQGVIALENSFNQVGLDHVLLVKVASTAVVSRLLGLTRDEALAAVSLAWVDGQSLRTYRHAPNAGSRKSWAAGDATSRAVRLALMAQTGEMGYPSALTARTWGFYDVLFKGQPFKFQRSYGSYVSENVLFKISFPAEFHSQTAVEAAVTLHQQLKDAGKRVQDIEKITIRTHEACIRIIDKQGPLNNPADRDHCIQYMVAVPLIKGNLTAADYEDAAAADPRIDALRARIQCEEDPQYTRDYHDPDKRSIANALTVQFKDGSRLPEVAVEYPIGHRRRRAEGIPLLQAKFRTNLARRFPQKQQDAILAASLDTPALAAMPVHEYVDLYVI; this is translated from the coding sequence ATGTCTTCCCCCATCTCCAACATCCGCCCCGACTACGACCAGGTCATCCAGGACATCGTCGACTACGCACTGGGCTACGAGGTCACGTCGGAGCTCGCCATCGAAACCGCCCGCCACATCCTCATCGACACCCTGGGTTGCGGCCTGGAGGCGCTCTCCTACCCGGCGGCCTGCAAGCTGCTCGGCCCGGTGGTCAAGGGCACGGTGGTGCCGCACGGCGCGCGCGTGCCGGGCACGCAGTTTGAGCTGGACCCGGTGCAGGCGGCGTTCAACATCGGCACGCTGATTCGCTGGCTGGACTTCAACGACACCTGGCTGGCGGCCGAATGGGGCCACCCCAGCGACAACCTGGGCGCCATCCTGGCCGTGGCCGACTGGCTCAGCCGCAACGCCGTGGCCGCGGGCAAGCCGCCACTGACCATGAACGAGGTGCTGCACGCCATCGTCAAGGCGCACGAAATCCAGGGCGTGATCGCGCTGGAAAACTCCTTCAACCAGGTAGGTCTGGACCACGTACTGCTGGTCAAGGTGGCCTCCACCGCCGTGGTCAGCCGCCTGCTGGGTCTCACCCGGGACGAAGCGCTGGCCGCCGTCTCGCTCGCCTGGGTGGACGGGCAAAGCCTGCGCACCTACCGCCACGCACCCAACGCTGGCAGCCGCAAGAGCTGGGCCGCGGGCGACGCCACCAGCCGCGCGGTGCGCCTGGCGCTGATGGCGCAAACCGGCGAGATGGGCTACCCCAGCGCGCTCACCGCCAGGACCTGGGGCTTCTACGACGTGCTGTTCAAGGGCCAGCCGTTCAAGTTCCAGCGCTCCTACGGCAGCTATGTGAGCGAGAACGTGCTGTTCAAGATCAGCTTCCCGGCCGAATTCCACAGCCAGACCGCGGTGGAGGCGGCCGTCACGCTGCACCAGCAGCTCAAGGATGCGGGCAAGCGCGTGCAAGACATCGAGAAGATCACCATCCGCACGCATGAGGCCTGCATCCGCATCATCGACAAGCAGGGGCCGCTCAACAACCCGGCCGACCGCGACCATTGCATTCAGTACATGGTGGCCGTGCCGCTCATCAAGGGCAACCTGACGGCCGCCGACTACGAAGACGCCGCCGCGGCCGACCCGCGCATCGACGCGCTGCGCGCACGCATTCAGTGCGAGGAAGACCCGCAATACACGCGCGACTACCACGACCCGGACAAGCGCAGCATCGCCAACGCGCTCACCGTGCAGTTCAAGGACGGCAGCCGCCTGCCCGAGGTGGCGGTGGAGTACCCCATAGGCCACCGGCGCCGCCGCGCCGAAGGCATCCCGCTGCTTCAGGCCAAGTTCCGCACCAACCTGGCACGGCGCTTTCCGCAAAAGCAGCAGGACGCCATCCTTGCCGCGTCACTCGACACCCCCGCGCTGGCGGCGATGCCCGTGCATGAGTACGTCGATCTGTACGTGATCTGA